In Janthinobacterium sp. B9-8, the genomic stretch ACTTCCCCACTCTCGAACTAACCCAACATATCGAAGTATAGACCTCAAAAAGAAGGCAAAAATGATTACCGCCGATGACATTATGACCACCGACATTGCTGCTCATTTTTTAAAACTCACACCCAAAGCACTCCGGCGAAAAGCCAAAGCCGGCCAAGTACCAGCAACAATTATCACCGGCAAATGGCTCTTTAATAAAATTGATTTAATTGATTGGCTACGCCAAAACTCAACTAAGCAAAGAACACCAATCCTTTACCTGGAGCAAAAACCTTGTCTATCAAAAAGCGTGGCAACATCTGGTGGGCTCGATTCACACATGATGGCCAAGAAATACAGCGATCTTCTGGGACTGAAGACAAAGCCGCTGCACAAGAATGGCACGATCAACTAAAAGCCAGCCTATGGCGCCAGGACAAGCTTAAAGAGCGTCCGGCATACATTTGGGAACAAGCTGTTGAGCGTTGGCTTACAGAGCGCCTGGATAAGCCCACTGCCTATATTTGGAAGCTGCAACTGCGCTGGTTACACCCCCACCTATCGGGAATGAAGCTCACAGATATCGGGCAAGAAAAGATTAACCAGATCAGGTTGCTGAAACAAAAAGACACGGTAAATGGCAAAACAGAAGTTAAGCCAAGAACCGTCAATGCCATTTTGAATTTAATACGCAGTATTTTACGTGCAGCCATCGAATGGGAATGGATCGACCGAGCCCCCGTATTCAAGCTGCTAGCCGAACCCACACGCCGCGTGCGCTATCTG encodes the following:
- a CDS encoding helix-turn-helix domain-containing protein, encoding MITADDIMTTDIAAHFLKLTPKALRRKAKAGQVPATIITGKWLFNKIDLIDWLRQNSTKQRTPILYLEQKPCLSKSVATSGGLDSHMMAKKYSDLLGLKTKPLHKNGTIN